The Methylocystis sp. ATCC 49242 region GCTCCTCTTTTCCGCGACCATGCCGAAGGAGATCGCGGGGCTCGCGGAGGACATGCTTCAGAACCCGGCGCAGGTGTCAGTGACGCCGGTGGCGACGACGGCCGAGCGCGTGGCCCAGCATGTGTTCCTCGTCGACGGCGGCGCCAAGCGCGACATGCTGATTGAATTGATGAACGACGCCGACGTCTCCCGCGCCATCGTCTTCACCCGCACCAAGCGTGGCGCCGACCGCGTGGCGGAGCATCTCGACGCGGCGGGCGTTGGAGCCGAGGCGATCCACGGCAACAAGAGCCAGAGCCAGCGCATCCGCGCGCTCGACGCGTTCCGCAAGGGCCGCACACGCGTGCTGGTCGCCACCGACATCGCCGCGCGCGGCATCGACGTCGACGGCGTGACGCATGTCGTCAACTACGAACTGCCGGAGACGCCGGAGGCCTATGTGCACCGTATCGGCCGAACGGCCCGCGCCGGGGCTTCGGGCCGCGCCATTTCGCTATGTGACAATGGCGAACGCCAGTTGCTCCGCCAGATCGAGAAGCTGACGCGCCAGACGCTCGCCTTCACCGATCGCCGCAGCGCCCATGCGCGCAATGACGACTCCACACCCGTGCGCCGCGGGCCGAGAGGCGGCGCGCCCAAGGGCAATGGCGGCGGGCGGAACGGGCAGAAGCATCCGCGCCGCGAGGGCCAGCCGCGCGACGGGCAGCGTCCTTCGGGGCAACGCCCGGCGGGTCCGGCCAGCGGCCAGAAGCGCCGCGCACATGGCGGCGGCAATCGCCCGCAGGGCGGCCGTCCGCAAGGATGACGCTATATTCATGGCCGCGTCGATTCGTCGGGGGCGGCCATGATTTATGATCTTCTCATTGTCGGCGGCGGAATCAACGGCTGCGCCATCGCGCGTGATGCGGCGGGGCGCGGCCTTTCCGTGCGGCTCGTCGAGCAGAACGATCTCGCGAGCGGCACGTCGTCCGCCTCCACGAAACTCATCCATGGCGGGCTGCGCTATCTGGAGCTCTATGAGTTTCGCCTCGTGCATGAGGCGCTGGCCGAGCGCGAATTGCTGCTCGCCGCCGCGCCGCACATCATCTGGCCGCTGAAATTCGTCC contains the following coding sequences:
- a CDS encoding DEAD/DEAH box helicase; its protein translation is MTKFSDLGLAEILLRALDREGYETPTSIQAQAIPYLMEGRDLLGIAQTGTGKTAAFALPILNRLAADRRRPAPFTARTLVLAPTRELAAQIADSFRAYGQFMRPSVGVIVGGVSHRPQIDMLARGLDVLVATPGRLLDHIASGKLKLAATEVLVLDEADHMLDLGFIVPIRQIVAKLPKKRQTLLFSATMPKEIAGLAEDMLQNPAQVSVTPVATTAERVAQHVFLVDGGAKRDMLIELMNDADVSRAIVFTRTKRGADRVAEHLDAAGVGAEAIHGNKSQSQRIRALDAFRKGRTRVLVATDIAARGIDVDGVTHVVNYELPETPEAYVHRIGRTARAGASGRAISLCDNGERQLLRQIEKLTRQTLAFTDRRSAHARNDDSTPVRRGPRGGAPKGNGGGRNGQKHPRREGQPRDGQRPSGQRPAGPASGQKRRAHGGGNRPQGGRPQG